A segment of the Promicromonospora sukumoe genome:
TTCGGTACCGTGGGCGCGCCCGACCTGCCACGTCGTATCGAACTCCTGCGAGCCAGGAACGGGCTGACAGCGTTCACCGGCGCAGAGGTTCTGCTCGACGTAGAGGCTGACTTCTCGGTTCGTGAAGGCGCGGCCGTCGTCTTCGCCGAGCGAGCGTTCCCCGTGGCGGAACTGGCACGAGCGCTCGAGCTGTGGGCCCCGGAGTCCGACGAGCCGCGCCACGACTTCTCGTTCGACTCCATGTCCTACGACGTCCCCGGAGCCGTGCGGATCGTCGACACCGGAAGCGGGTGGACGATCGGGTCCCGGTATGCGCGGACCACCACGGTGCCGCGGCCATGGCCGGTGGTGCACACGGAGGTCCGGGCATTCGTCGAGATGGTCAAGCTGGCGACAGCCGTCGCAGTCCGGGAGGCCACCGGCTCGATGATCACCGCGATCCTGGCCATGAGCCGCGCCTTCGACATGTCCCTGGCCGACGCCAAGGCCTTCGTAGTGGACGCCGTCCGGGGGATCGGTCCGGTGGACCAGCGGCTTCATGACATCGTTGAGAACGATGGCAGGACGGGAGTGCTGGGGATGCGGGTGACCGTCGTGGCGACCGGAGAGGGCACGACGTCGGACGTGGTGGTGGACGGTCCAGCCGGACGGCTGCACGGGTCGTGGGTCGGGCCGCGGCCCCAGGTCGGAGCCACGGTCGACATCGAGGTCGAGACAGACCGCCAGTGCGAGTGGGGCGACGTCGTGCTCGGGGCGACCTCGGAGCCACGCGCCGACAGCGACCACCGTTCATGGCTGCGGGGACTGGCCGAAAGGCTCGATCCGGACGGCATCCTCGTCCTCCGGTCCGGACCCGCGGTCACGATGGTCGAGATGACTGGTTTCCCGCCCGCGAGCGTGATCGGAAGTCTCGTGGCGATCCCGGTCGACGGGGCCCGATTCTTCCCCACCGGGGTCTGAGGCGGATATGAGTCCTTCCGACGCCACGCACGGTCAGTCGCTATGACCGAGCCGTCGTTCGTCGTCGGCGAATACCGCTTGCGGCACATGCACCACAAGCTGTTCCACTACGCCCACGTCGTGGTGGCCGCTCAACCCGCCACGACGAACGCCGTCTCCGCCGGGACGGCGCCCTTCGCCTGGCGTCTCGACTCATACGGGGCGTTCGCGTACGCCCTTGACACCGATAGCGACTTGGTCGAAGAGGCGGTCGATGGCGCTGTGCGGGCGCTCGACGCGCTCCCCGGTGGTTCCGCGTTCTTCGCCGTCGTGACGTCGATCCAGACGTCGAACGTGGACACATTCCCGGGCGACGTCCGGTATGCCGCAGGCCACGCCCTGTGGAGGGCGGTGGGCCACCCGCGTACGGACGCACGGGAGGTCAGAGACGGTGGACTCGTCTTCCCGGACGAAGCGCTCGGTGTCGCGGTCGGCTGACGAGGAGGCGGTCCGGCTACGCAGGTAGGCCTTCCACATGAGCGTCGACGACGTCCAGCAGCTGACGCAGGAAGGCGTCGAGATCGGCCGCGACCTCACGGACGCCTCCGGCGCCCACGGTCGGAACCGCCTCACGGTCCTCCGTCGGCGGAACGTACAGCACGTGGCCGCCGTCAACCGCCAGTGCGAAGTAGCCACCGACGCCGTCCGAACCGAATGTCACGACGTCCGCGTGAGCACCGTCAGCGACGACCCGCTCCGGATGTCCCCGCTCGCTCGCCTCGTTGAGCCATGCGGCCGGGTGGATCACGTAGCCGTCGTCGACGGAGACGATTGAGACCCCGTCGACGGCCTCATACAGAGCCACGAGAGAGTCCGGAGTCCCCGGCGGAAGTACCGCCTTGCGCTCCATCGAGGCTGCTCTGACGAAGCTGACGCCCGGTGTCTCTTCTTCTTCGTGCTCGCGTGACCGTACCTCAAGAAGGCGCAGCGATGCAGCCATCGAGTCCCGCCACCAGTCGAGGTCGAGCCGCGGACGGTATCCGGCCACCACCTCGTCGGGCTCGCCGACGAGGTCGGCGTACTGGTCGATGTCCAGGGTCGCACCGGCGCGCGCGAGCCAGGCCAGTGCCTCAGTCGTGAGAAAGAAGCCTCGGGCTCCGTGCGGGTCCCGCCCGTCCATGTCCTGCACGACAACGAGCCGTACCGCGTCGCCGAGATCCGCGCGTGAACGCAGACGGTCAGCGAGGTCGCCCGGGAGCGCCTCGATGGCACGGGTGATCCCGTCCACTCCCGCGTGCCGGGAGGCACGCCACCACAGACGATGAGTCCACTTGGACCAGTCGAACGGTCTGGGCGGCGGAACCTTCACATGTGCCGGAATTCGGCGTGGCCGACGGGGTAGATCCCCGATCGAGTGAGAGTCGCCCGACGACGGGCCGAGTGCCACGGACAGCTCGCTCAGACTGGCCGTCGACGACCCGACGAGGAGGTACGCACGCCACATGGGCGCGAGTATTCCAGTGTCGGCCGGGCCGGCCGGAAAGGTAGCGTCCAGCTGTGCCACGACGGAGGACTCCTCAGGAGAAGAAGCAGCTCAGCCTGCTCAACGACCGCCGCAACAACTACGGCGAGAACTCGAAGGCGTCGCGGAAGAACATCCCGCGGAACAAGGCGTTCGTGAACCGCGCGAACCGGCACGCGGACCGGCAGGCCCTGGTCATCGCCCTCGGGTCTCACGACGCGGAGCAGGGCGAACGGGCTGACCTGACGGTGCGTGGTCGGAGACGGAGGGTGTGGCGCAAGTGGCCTGACATCAGCCTCGGCCAGGTGCTCGCCGGGCGCTCGGAGCACGAATGACCTCTCCAGGCTCCACAGGCTCCGGCGAGTCATCGTCCTGGGACGGACTCTTCGGGATCGGGGACTACTGGCCGGTGTGCCAGCGCGGGATCGAGGCGGTCGCCTCGACGCACGGCGCGCGCCTGACCGCACTGCTCGGCCGGACGCTCAAGCACGCGTGGGTGCTGTGGGACGTCCAGGCTGGCTCGTGGTTCGCCGACGCCCCGGTGGTGTTCGACTTCGGGGACGAACAGCTGGAGGTCCAGCACCACAAGCTCGACGAGCTCTCGATCACCTGGGGCACGATCGACGCCCTGGCTCCGGTGACCTGGCCGGAGAGCGAACTCGTCTGGCGAGATGACGCGATTCCGGACCTGCGACGCCTGCATGGTCAGCGGGTCGCCGCCGGTGAGCTCCTCGAGTGGCTCGGACCTGACCTGGCGAACGGCATGGTCGCCGTGGGTATCACGTTCGAGCACGGTCAGGTTCTCGTCTACACCGCTCTCGACGAGAACGGACTCGGCTTCGGGAGACCCGGCCCCGAGTACCGTTCCTGGTCCCGCGGCCACCACTGACCATGCCGTTGCTGCCAGGACTGGCCTCATCCTGGCAGCAACTGCATGCCCGATACGCGGCGTTGGCACCGCCGCCGGGCCCGAGGATCAGCCGATGCGCACCACCCGGGCCCACGACGGCGGTACCGGCGGGACGTACGGGCTCTCCTCGTGCCACCGGCTCGGCCGGGAGAACAGCCCGATCACCGTCCGGCACGGCGGAGGCGCGGACGGCCACGCCGTCTGGCCGTCGGTCAGGACGACGAGCGTGTCCGGCTTCGGGGACCTGCGGAGGGCCACAGTGATTCCGGTCGTCAGGTCCGTGCCCCCGCCACCAACCAGCGGGATGCCCTCCGCCTGGCAGATGCGCCCTGCTGTGTGCACAGCCGCGTCGCACGACAGCACGGTCACCAGGTCGCGTCGCCCGCCCAACGCCTTCAGGATCGCGGAGACCTCGAGGAGCGCGCTGCCGAGCTCGTCGTCGCTGACCGATCCGGAGGTGTCGATGACCACGCTGACCTGCGGGGGCCTGCGCCGCAGGCTGGGCAGGATCACCCCGGGCAGCGACGCGCTCCTGCGGCCTGGGCGCCCGTAGGTGTGGCTGTCGCCGACCCCGCTGCTGGTCACCGCCGAGCGGATGGCAGCGCCCAGCAGGTCGCGCCAGGGCTGCGGCGGATGGACGACGTCGTTGGCCCAGCGCCGCCAGCCGTCAGGCGCGTCGCCGGGCGCGCCGACGATCCCGCGCGCGACCCGGAACCTGACCGACTGACGCTCCGACTCGGTCAGGCCGTGGGAGCCGCCCTCCCCCAGGTCCCAGGCCCGGTCGCGCCCGTCGGCACCGCTGCCGCAGTCGTGCCAGGCGTACGGGTCGGTCAGGGGTCCGGGGCTGATGTCGCCAACGTACTCCTCCAGCAGGAGGCCGGGCCTCAGGTGCAGCGCGGCCGGCGTCACGGCCCCGGCCGGCAGGGGCAGGTCGGCGTCGAAGCCGTCGTCGTTGATCTCGCAGTCGGCCGCGAGGTTGATCCGGAACCGCCGGCTCCGCGCCTCGGCTCCGGTGCGCACCCCGACGATGCGGTTGCCCCGCATGTGATGGTCCCGCAGCAGGTGGGAGACCTCGTGCACCCAGACGGCAGCGAGCTCGTCCAGCGGCGTCCGGTCCACGAACAGGGGCGAGACGTAGCAGCGCCAGCTCCGGTCCACCGCCATGGTCGGCACGGTCCGGGTCGGCACCACCTCCAGGGCGAACAGCGCGGTCGCGAGGTATGGACGCAGGTGGCAGGCCCTGAGCCGGGCCGCGTAGAGCTTCTCGGTGTCCATGGTCGTCACGCCCCCGCGGGCAGCAGTCCGGCCTGCTTGCCCAGCGGCACCGCGACGGCAAGCCGTCCGATCGCGGCGGGCACGGCCCAGTCCGGCCGACGGAGCGTGGAGAGCGTCATGACGGGCGTCACCAGCAGGTCGGGCGCCCCCGTCTCCAGCGCGCGCACGAGCACCTCCCACGCCGCGGCCCACCGGTCCTCGTCCGGCCGCTTCTTCACCGCGAGCACGACGGCGTCCAGGACGGCCAGCCGCAGGTCCCCGCGCTCGGGCAGGACCGCCGAGGCTGGATCGGCGAGGAGGGTCTCGGGATCGGGCAGGTCAAGCCGGTCGATCGCGGCGAGCAGCTCGAAGCCCGGCCCGTCCCCCACGGCACCCTTGACCAGCAGCGAGAGCACGTCGCGGTCCGCTCCTGCCGCCGTGGCGAAGGCGATGAGCCGCAATGCCGTCTCCCAGCTGCGCGGTGAGGGCCACGCGCCGCCACGGCGAGTCTCGCTGGTCGGGAGCTGGTGCATCAGCGCCGGGCGCGCCTCCAGAAAGGTACACACCGCCCGCCGGGCGAACGCCACGGCGTCGGGAAGCCGCTCCGCGTCCAGCCGCGGCAGGACGGCGCTCGGCCAGGTACCGCCCAGGCCCCGTACGACGACGTCGGGATCGTGCCGCCACGGCAGGTGGACGAACCGGTTGGCCAGCGGGGCGCTGAGCTCCCACCCGTCGGCGGCGGACCCGCGCGGGTTGGCCGCGGCGACGATGCGGACGCCGTCGGGCAGCCGGAGGGCGCCGACCTGGCGTTCCAGGACGACACGCAGCAGGGCGGCCTGGACCGCCGGCGGCGCGGTGGACAGCTCGTCGAGGAAAAGCAGGCCCCGGCCGGCATCCGCCAGCTGGACCGCCCAGTCCGGCGGGGCCATGGGCACGCCGAGGCGCGCCGGATCGTCGCCGACGACGGGCAGGCCGTTGAAGTCGGACGGCTCGTGCACGCTCGCGATGACGGTGGTCAGGGGCAACCCCAGCGAGTCGGCGAGCTGCGTGATCGCGGAGGTCTTGCCGACGCCCGGCTCGCCCCACAGGAGCACGGGGACGTCGGCTGTCACGGCCAGTGTGAGCCCGGTGAGCTGGGCGTCGGGGCGTGGCTCGGTCGTCGAGCCGGTCAGCAGGGTCAGGAGGTCGGATGCGACGGAGAGCTGAGAAGTCATGGGTCACCTGTGAGTGGTAGAGGTCCGGCCGGCGCTGGAGAGGCCAGGGCCGGAAGGGTCAGGGCAGGAGAGGTCCGGGCAGGAGATGTCAGTAGGTCGCCACGAGGAAGCGGCGGGCATGCCAGTCACGCCGACCGCGTGGGACGGCGACGAGAGATGCGCGGAAGGCCAGATCGGACCGGATTCCCCGGCCTGCCGGAATCTCGGGATCGGCGTCGAGCAGAGCCGGCAGGAGTCCCGCCCGGTACGCGCCGTACGCGACCCGTCCTTCCGCCACTGCGGTCAGCTCGTCCTGAAGGTCGCCGGCCCTGAGCACGGCCTCGGGACCGAGCAGGTCCTCGACCGCGGCCAGGGCGGAGCCGACGTCGCCGTGGTCGAGACGTGCCCGGACGTCCGCGAGCGCCGTCGGGGCGCGATGCAGCTGGTCGATGACGTGGAGGCACGGCAGGGGTGTCCCGCCCAGCTGGGCGAGCAGCTCCTCGTGCCCGATCTCGTCCGGGGCGTGGTCGAGGGCGGTGAGAACGCCGTCGACGACCGTGAGCCG
Coding sequences within it:
- a CDS encoding AAA family ATPase encodes the protein MTSQLSVASDLLTLLTGSTTEPRPDAQLTGLTLAVTADVPVLLWGEPGVGKTSAITQLADSLGLPLTTVIASVHEPSDFNGLPVVGDDPARLGVPMAPPDWAVQLADAGRGLLFLDELSTAPPAVQAALLRVVLERQVGALRLPDGVRIVAAANPRGSAADGWELSAPLANRFVHLPWRHDPDVVVRGLGGTWPSAVLPRLDAERLPDAVAFARRAVCTFLEARPALMHQLPTSETRRGGAWPSPRSWETALRLIAFATAAGADRDVLSLLVKGAVGDGPGFELLAAIDRLDLPDPETLLADPASAVLPERGDLRLAVLDAVVLAVKKRPDEDRWAAAWEVLVRALETGAPDLLVTPVMTLSTLRRPDWAVPAAIGRLAVAVPLGKQAGLLPAGA
- a CDS encoding DUF7878 domain-containing protein gives rise to the protein MTKGLVVMVQVPDEPTALLRFGTVGAPDLPRRIELLRARNGLTAFTGAEVLLDVEADFSVREGAAVVFAERAFPVAELARALELWAPESDEPRHDFSFDSMSYDVPGAVRIVDTGSGWTIGSRYARTTTVPRPWPVVHTEVRAFVEMVKLATAVAVREATGSMITAILAMSRAFDMSLADAKAFVVDAVRGIGPVDQRLHDIVENDGRTGVLGMRVTVVATGEGTTSDVVVDGPAGRLHGSWVGPRPQVGATVDIEVETDRQCEWGDVVLGATSEPRADSDHRSWLRGLAERLDPDGILVLRSGPAVTMVEMTGFPPASVIGSLVAIPVDGARFFPTGV
- a CDS encoding vWA domain-containing protein gives rise to the protein MDTEKLYAARLRACHLRPYLATALFALEVVPTRTVPTMAVDRSWRCYVSPLFVDRTPLDELAAVWVHEVSHLLRDHHMRGNRIVGVRTGAEARSRRFRINLAADCEINDDGFDADLPLPAGAVTPAALHLRPGLLLEEYVGDISPGPLTDPYAWHDCGSGADGRDRAWDLGEGGSHGLTESERQSVRFRVARGIVGAPGDAPDGWRRWANDVVHPPQPWRDLLGAAIRSAVTSSGVGDSHTYGRPGRRSASLPGVILPSLRRRPPQVSVVIDTSGSVSDDELGSALLEVSAILKALGGRRDLVTVLSCDAAVHTAGRICQAEGIPLVGGGGTDLTTGITVALRRSPKPDTLVVLTDGQTAWPSAPPPCRTVIGLFSRPSRWHEESPYVPPVPPSWARVVRIG